The sequence TTCCAGGTAGACCCTTGCGGCTTAGATTGGACTGACCGCACTATGTTAAGCGTGATAGTAGAACAATTTAATGGCGGTCCTGTAGGATTAGATACAATCGCCGCCGCTAGTGGGGAGGATACGCAAACGATTGAAGAGGTATACGAACCATATTTAATGCAAATTGGTTACTTACAGCGGACTCCTCGTGGTAGGGTAGCAACACCCGCAGCTTACAAACATTTAGGTTTTAAGCCGCCAAGCGAACAGTTATCTTTACTTTCTTAGCGTAAAAATGGTTAATGGTTAGAAGTTATGAGTTGTGAGTTGATTAGTTATTATTCTATTTAAGAATTCTAATCATGAATTGACAATTCATAACTTACGCCAAATTGTCAGCAAAAATAATTATTTGCTTTAGGAAAATGCGCTAGGAAGTGATTGACAGAACTCAAAATTATCAGATTCATCTAAATTGCCTACTAATTTAGAGGATTTTAACTCCTCTTTTGAAAGAGAAGGGAGAAAATTCAATAATTCTGCGAAACACGATACTTTTTAACACCATCTGATGTACGTATTTATATTCATTAATAATTTAATTAGAAGCTGATGAAATTAATTGCGAAGCTGTTGCGTATTTAGTTTATATGCAGGAAATAGAAAGGATGAGAACAGCACATTAACTTATCAACTAAAAACTATTAACTTTAATTATTAAAGCTACGAATTACGAATTATGATGATGAAACTACTTGGAATTTTACTAAGTGTACTGCTACTGTTTAGCTGGGTTGAGCCTGTTTTTGCATTAACTAATCAGGCTTCTAACTTAACAAAAGAAGAATTAAAACAACAAGACCAGTTAGCAAATAAAGCTTTTGCAGCTACTAATAAAGGTGATTTTGCTGTAGCTGAAGAATACTGGACTGAAATTCTGGAAAAATTTCCCGAGAATGCAGCAGTATGGAGTAATCGCGGAAATTCTAGAGTTAGTCAAAACAAATTAGAAGAAGCATTGGTAGATTTTAATAAGTCTATAGAACTTGCTCCGAATGTCACAGATCCTTATTTAAATAGAGGAACTGCTTTAGAAGGTTTGGGAAAATGGGATGAGGCGATCGCCGATTACAATCACGTTTTAGAATTAGATCCCGACGATGCAATGGCATATAATAACCGGGGCAATGCCGAAGCTGGCTTGAAAAAATGGCAAGAAGCTATAGCAGATTACAGAAAATCAGCGGAAATTGCTCCAAACTTTGCTTTTGCTCGTGCTAATTACGTTCTGGCGCTTTATGAGATTGGTGAAGAAGACAAAGCTATACGGGAAATGAAGAATATTATCCGTAAGTATCCTCAGTTCCCAGATGTACGTGCATCGCTCACGGCAGCACTTTGGGCAAAAGGTGAAAAAGGTGAAGCTGAAAGTAATTGGGTAGCCGCTTATGGATTAGATCGTCGCTACAAAGATATTGATTGGGTGAAAAACGTGCGACGCTGGCCAGATCGAATGGTAGCTGCTTTGGATAAGTTTTTGAAATTGCAGTAATTGGAATTACTGATAAATTTCTCAGATAAAAAATAGTGATGTTAAGTATTCAGAAACCCGATTTATAAAAATCGGGTTTTTAATTATCAAACATGGTTTGAAAAAAATATACTTTTGATAAGTAATCTAAAATTTACAATCTTAATTTAAGTAATTTTATAGTTTGAATAAGGCTGCTTCTATAATTGCAAAATCTTTATCTTAAAATATAGCGAATTTCAGTTGAGTGCAATACACTTTTACCTCACCCCGCCCTCCCCTTGTTAAAGATAAGGGAAGAGGTAAGGGTAGAGTGAGCTTTCTTCTTCTATTGCATCCAACCGAAAACTGCGATCGAGTATTATTAGTTGATAGATAACAATATAAGATTTTTTTTCATGTTATGAGACAAAATTAAGACCCTGTAATCGCAAAAAAAATCTGTATTAGTAAATATTAGTAAACAGTAATTCACGATATCAGGGCTTAATGACAAAAGATAAATATGCTCGTAAAAGCGAGACGGATAGAGGATTTAGTGTCTTTAAAACTTTTAAAAAAGATGCTGATGGAATCAATCTTTTATCCGCTAATGACGCTACAATTTCCAATGAACCTGTTATTAGTATGTCGTCTTTGGGTGATTTAGGAAGATTTGGCAATCAGCTATTGCAATATGCCTTTTTAAAAGTTTGTGCTAAGAAATCGAATGCACGAATGGAATGTTCCCCTTGGATCGGACAAACTCTATTTGGACTTGAAGATGCACCGATTTCTAGACGCTTACCTTTAGCGGTTGAAGAATCATATTATGGTCCTAATCTTTTTGACTATATTCCCGAATTTATTCCTTATTTAGAAAAACTATCACATCAAAACAGCTTTCGGATTCCAGGGGAAGAAATAATTGAAAGCAATTTAGTCAATGTAGATTTATGGGGGTTTTTTCAAGTTCATACTCATTATTTACAGCCATATAAAGAAGAAATTCGTTCGTGGTTTGAACCAGTGAGCGATTTGAAATCTTCCTTATTAGATGGGTTAAATATTCTTCGTTCCCAAGGTAAAACAATAGTTGGAGTTCATATTCGACGGGGTGATTTTTATTCAGTGCCAATGGCTGGGTTTACTCTTGTAGTT comes from Rivularia sp. PCC 7116 and encodes:
- a CDS encoding tetratricopeptide repeat protein, which translates into the protein MMKLLGILLSVLLLFSWVEPVFALTNQASNLTKEELKQQDQLANKAFAATNKGDFAVAEEYWTEILEKFPENAAVWSNRGNSRVSQNKLEEALVDFNKSIELAPNVTDPYLNRGTALEGLGKWDEAIADYNHVLELDPDDAMAYNNRGNAEAGLKKWQEAIADYRKSAEIAPNFAFARANYVLALYEIGEEDKAIREMKNIIRKYPQFPDVRASLTAALWAKGEKGEAESNWVAAYGLDRRYKDIDWVKNVRRWPDRMVAALDKFLKLQ
- a CDS encoding alpha-1,2-fucosyltransferase; protein product: MTKDKYARKSETDRGFSVFKTFKKDADGINLLSANDATISNEPVISMSSLGDLGRFGNQLLQYAFLKVCAKKSNARMECSPWIGQTLFGLEDAPISRRLPLAVEESYYGPNLFDYIPEFIPYLEKLSHQNSFRIPGEEIIESNLVNVDLWGFFQVHTHYLQPYKEEIRSWFEPVSDLKSSLLDGLNILRSQGKTIVGVHIRRGDFYSVPMAGFTLVVPTKWWCQWLESIWDELENPVLFLCSDDLDNVIDDFKQFSPITYKDLNIELPERMKDLNIEFYIDFFLFSNCDIAGISNSIFSFAACMLNQQATKFVRPTWNFSQKFEEFEPWNSVPLLHIGDPIKPKSFKSFGDAIYTTRITQGIWGMLKFIFIYYPKNSLKTWVIRAYLGYQIQGLVGVFKSLLYTVGWRNVWKNHIQPSET